A region of Vitis vinifera cultivar Pinot Noir 40024 chromosome 13, ASM3070453v1 DNA encodes the following proteins:
- the LOC100267159 gene encoding uncharacterized protein LOC100267159, with protein sequence MALFAAMSYTPLSLSLSRLRPPTNHRRFSPCLASVSSSSHESSPPPPPPSPPTETILSSNPPSKPLVESSRPLNSTYNYALPDPKASPIVRFVRYSESSIERVIFDFRFLALLAVGGSLAGSLLCFLNGCVYIVDAYKVYWTSCVKGIHTGKMVLRLVEAIDVYLAGTVMLIFGMGLYGLFISNVPPDVPPSVDRALKGSSLFGMFALKERPKWMKISSLDELKTKVGHVIVMILLVKMFERSKMVTIATGMDLLSYSVCIFLSSASLYILNNLHKAE encoded by the exons ATGGCCCTCTTCGCTGCAATGTCTTACACTCCGCTCTCACTCTCCCTGTCTCGTCTTCGTCCTCCCACAAATCACAGGCGATTTTCGCCTTGTCTCGCTTCCGTGAGCTCATCATCTCATGAATCATCGCCACCGCCGCCGCCACCATCTCCTCCTACTGAAACCATCTTGTCTTCGAACCCACCATCAAAGCCCCTTGTTGAGTCCTCTAGACCCCTCAATTCCACCTACAACTATGCCCTCCCTGACCCCAAGGCCAGCCCAATTGTTCGGTTTGTTCGTTACTCTGAGTCATCCATTGAAAGG GTAATTTTTGACTTCCGCTTCTTGGCACTTCTTGCTGTTGGGGGCTCATTGGCCGGTTCATTGCTGTGCTTTCTGAAT GGTTGTGTTTACATTGTTGACGCATACAAAGTTTATTGGACAAGCTGTGTCAAAGGAATTCACACAGGAAAGATGGTACTCCGACTAGTTGAAGCTATTG ATGTCTATCTTGCTGGGACCGTCATGTTAATATTTGGAATGGGCTTGTATGGATTGTTCATAAGCAATGTGCCTCCTGATGTTCCTCCCAGTGTGGATCGTGCTCTCAAAGGATCTTCCTTGTTTGGGATGTTCGCTTTGAAg GAGAGgccaaaatggatgaaaatcaGCTCACTTgatgaattaaaaacaaaagtaggACACGTTATAGTGATGATTCTTCTGGTAAAAATGTTTGAGAGGAGCAAAATGGTGACAATAGCCACTGGCATGGATCTACTGAGTTATTCTGTATGCATTTTCCTATCGTCGGCTTCCTTGTACATACTCAATAATCTGCACAAGGCTGAATAG